The following coding sequences are from one Roseburia hominis A2-183 window:
- a CDS encoding flotillin family protein — translation MNSILSATVLIPLIVIVLLIVLLCVGYVKAPPDMAYIISGVKKKSKVVIGKASIRIPFFERLDKLNLRLIPIDVKTSNAVPTADYININVDATVNIKISNDPEKLRLAAENFLNKNTEYIAGVAREVLEGNVREIVGKMKLEEMVSDRQKFANLVKENAEPDLAAMGLDIISFNVQNFVDGNEVIENLGIDNIVKIKKSAAIARAESERDIKVAQAAADKESNDAAVAAQTEIAKKQNELAIKKSELQMEADTKKAMADAAYEIQKEEQRKTIEVTTANADIAKQEREIELKQKEVAVKEQSLEAEIKKQAEADKYAAQQRAEAELYQRQKDAEARQFEAQREAEARKAQAEAERYAKEQEAAGIRAVGEAEASAIQAKGIAEAEAMEKKAEAYAKYNKAAVAEMMIKVLPDIAAKVAEPLGQIDKITIIGGGEGGNGVDQVAGNVPVVMAKVFESMKEATGIDLADIINAESYDAQVNRNINVSGLDSVNLVVKDEKKGAEQPDAQDGATTE, via the coding sequence ATGAATTCAATTTTATCAGCGACAGTATTGATTCCACTGATTGTGATCGTGCTGCTCATCGTACTGCTGTGCGTCGGATACGTGAAAGCACCACCGGATATGGCGTACATTATTTCCGGTGTCAAGAAGAAGTCCAAGGTGGTCATCGGAAAAGCGAGCATCCGCATTCCGTTTTTTGAGCGTCTGGATAAGCTGAACCTGCGGCTGATTCCGATCGACGTCAAGACGAGCAATGCCGTGCCGACAGCGGATTACATCAATATCAATGTCGATGCGACCGTCAACATCAAGATCAGCAACGATCCGGAGAAGCTGCGGCTTGCGGCAGAGAACTTCTTAAATAAAAACACCGAGTATATTGCCGGGGTGGCAAGAGAGGTTCTCGAGGGTAATGTGCGTGAGATCGTCGGTAAGATGAAGCTCGAGGAGATGGTATCCGACCGCCAGAAGTTTGCCAACCTGGTCAAGGAAAATGCGGAGCCGGATCTTGCGGCGATGGGACTCGACATCATCAGCTTTAATGTCCAGAATTTCGTGGACGGCAATGAGGTCATTGAAAATCTGGGTATTGACAACATTGTAAAGATCAAGAAGAGTGCGGCGATTGCCCGTGCCGAGAGTGAGAGAGACATCAAGGTTGCACAGGCAGCGGCAGACAAAGAGTCCAATGATGCAGCGGTTGCGGCGCAGACGGAGATCGCGAAGAAGCAGAATGAGCTTGCCATCAAGAAGTCCGAACTTCAGATGGAGGCGGACACGAAGAAGGCTATGGCCGATGCGGCTTACGAGATCCAGAAAGAGGAGCAGCGTAAGACGATCGAGGTGACAACCGCCAACGCGGATATTGCAAAGCAGGAGCGTGAGATTGAGCTGAAGCAGAAAGAGGTTGCAGTCAAGGAGCAGTCTCTGGAGGCGGAGATCAAGAAACAGGCGGAAGCGGATAAGTATGCGGCGCAGCAGCGCGCGGAAGCAGAACTTTACCAGCGTCAGAAGGACGCGGAGGCGAGACAGTTCGAGGCACAGCGCGAGGCGGAGGCGAGAAAAGCGCAGGCAGAGGCAGAGCGTTACGCCAAGGAACAGGAGGCTGCCGGTATCCGTGCGGTCGGTGAGGCAGAGGCATCTGCGATCCAGGCCAAAGGTATTGCAGAGGCGGAAGCGATGGAGAAGAAAGCGGAGGCGTACGCAAAGTACAATAAAGCGGCAGTGGCAGAGATGATGATCAAGGTACTTCCGGACATTGCAGCCAAAGTGGCAGAGCCGCTCGGCCAGATCGACAAGATCACGATTATCGGCGGCGGAGAAGGTGGAAACGGTGTGGATCAGGTTGCCGGCAATGTGCCGGTTGTCATGGCAAAAGTATTTGAGAGCATGAAAGAGGCGACCGGTATTGATCTGGCAGACATCATCAACGCAGAGTCCTACGATGCACAGGTGAACCGCAACATCAATGTGTCGGGACTCGATTCCGTGAATCTTGTGGTAAAAGATGAAAAGAAAGGCGCAGAACAGCCGGATGCGCAGGACGGGGCAACGACAGAGTGA
- a CDS encoding CBS domain-containing protein, whose product MNILFFLTPKEDVAHVDEDDTMRQVLEKMEHHGYTAIPLLSREGKYIGTITEGDLLWFLKDRNFPDLKLLEDMPITSIQRRRDNEAVKIDESMEDLFGKVMNQNFVPVVDDKRVFIGIVTRKDILAYLGKKAAAQENGVRGMDQA is encoded by the coding sequence ATGAATATATTATTTTTTCTGACCCCGAAGGAAGATGTGGCGCATGTAGATGAGGACGATACCATGCGTCAGGTTCTGGAGAAGATGGAGCATCACGGCTATACGGCAATCCCGCTGCTTAGCCGCGAGGGAAAATATATCGGAACGATCACGGAGGGTGATTTGCTCTGGTTTTTAAAGGACCGCAATTTTCCGGATTTGAAGTTGCTTGAGGATATGCCGATCACCTCCATCCAGCGCCGCAGGGACAATGAGGCAGTCAAGATTGACGAGTCGATGGAAGACCTCTTCGGCAAGGTGATGAACCAGAACTTCGTTCCCGTCGTGGACGACAAGCGTGTGTTTATCGGTATTGTGACGAGAAAAGATATTCTGGCATACCTTGGGAAGAAGGCCGCCGCGCAGGAGAATGGCGTGCGGGGCATGGATCAGGCATAG
- a CDS encoding MATE family efflux transporter, with the protein MQENKMGTMPIDKLIISMSLPIMISMLVQALYNIVDSIFVAQISENALTAVSMAFPIQNLMIAVGVGTAVGVNALLARSLGERDFDKVNKIAENAVFLVLLSYLLFLIIGLFFAEPFFRSQTDIEEIVLYGKQYLTVCCCLSFGCFTQLMFERMLQATGKTVYTMITQTTGAVINIILDPILIFGLFGFPKMGITGAAAATVIGQMIAAVLAVVINQTRNKEIQLSLKGFRPDGTIIGQIYAIGVPSIVMQAIGSVMNYGMNRILISFSSTATAVFGVYFKLQSFVFMPAFGLNNGVIPVMAYNYGAGSRERVVKTLRHTVTYAVCIMAVGLLIFQLFPTQLLKMFSASDTMLSLGVPALRIISLSFILAGFGISCSSIFQALGKAVYSMFVSIARQLVALLPVAYFLAQFGNVNLIWWAFPIAELISIIMTILFMFRIFRTIVNKIGEKEMV; encoded by the coding sequence ATGCAGGAAAATAAAATGGGCACAATGCCTATCGATAAATTGATCATATCCATGTCTCTGCCAATCATGATCTCCATGCTGGTACAGGCTCTCTATAACATCGTGGACAGTATTTTCGTGGCTCAGATCAGTGAAAACGCACTCACTGCCGTATCTATGGCTTTCCCGATCCAGAATCTGATGATTGCCGTAGGTGTAGGTACTGCGGTCGGCGTCAATGCGCTCCTCGCCCGCTCACTCGGAGAGAGGGATTTCGACAAAGTCAACAAGATTGCGGAAAACGCTGTTTTTCTGGTATTGCTCAGCTATCTGCTGTTCCTTATCATCGGTCTGTTTTTCGCGGAACCTTTTTTCCGCAGCCAGACGGATATTGAAGAAATTGTTCTCTACGGAAAGCAGTATCTTACTGTATGCTGCTGCCTGTCCTTTGGCTGCTTTACCCAGCTGATGTTCGAGCGTATGCTGCAGGCAACCGGAAAAACCGTCTACACCATGATTACCCAGACCACTGGAGCGGTCATCAACATCATCTTAGATCCGATCCTGATCTTTGGTCTGTTTGGTTTTCCGAAAATGGGCATCACCGGTGCTGCAGCCGCCACCGTCATCGGTCAGATGATTGCTGCGGTTCTCGCTGTCGTCATCAACCAGACCAGAAATAAGGAGATTCAGCTGAGTTTAAAAGGCTTTCGCCCGGACGGCACCATCATCGGTCAGATCTATGCCATCGGCGTGCCTTCCATTGTCATGCAGGCGATCGGTTCGGTCATGAATTACGGTATGAACCGTATTCTGATCAGTTTCTCCTCCACGGCAACGGCAGTGTTCGGCGTTTACTTTAAATTACAGAGCTTCGTGTTTATGCCTGCGTTTGGTCTGAACAACGGTGTCATCCCGGTCATGGCATACAACTACGGCGCCGGCAGCCGCGAGCGCGTGGTCAAGACCTTACGCCACACGGTCACCTATGCCGTCTGCATCATGGCGGTCGGACTTCTGATCTTCCAGCTCTTCCCAACGCAGCTGCTTAAAATGTTCAGCGCTTCCGACACCATGCTTTCTCTCGGCGTCCCGGCGCTCCGGATTATCAGCTTAAGCTTTATCCTTGCAGGATTCGGCATCTCCTGCAGCAGCATTTTCCAGGCGCTCGGCAAAGCAGTCTACAGTATGTTTGTCTCGATCGCAAGACAGCTGGTTGCACTGCTGCCGGTTGCTTACTTTCTGGCGCAGTTCGGCAATGTCAACCTGATCTGGTGGGCGTTCCCGATCGCAGAGCTGATCTCCATT
- a CDS encoding methyl-accepting chemotaxis protein, giving the protein MDNRLTDLSHPAVAAQSRNKTAIAGTCTMNTVLAAAYIAEVLKGVRSLPSYLIFLLLCLLPCVTSILAYTKQKDTSSVRYLCGGGFALLYAYVMFISSTDLTFCYVIVMLLILLVYADKKLVSLLCTYALVINILVLVFRAVTQGFTAAQITNAEIIIACIILSYIFVLMSVTKIAQINDANIKKADSDRSQSDDLLQLTLKVAGDMAGNIDQVSHSTSQLRDSIAGTQTAMEDLTSGTSETAAAIQVQQQQTENIDQQVQNVSSVTAELLSSTAETSANLTASKDVMKNLVQQVQVSEASSTRVADSMEELKEYADKMQSIVALISSVASQTSLLALNASIEAARAGEAGRGFAVVAEEISSLAGQTNGATGDINQLIEHISQSISSVTDSVTELFDSNRHQSEYITSAAGYFDLIEKNTASITSGMSELKQGVDAVSDSNSQIIQSIENVSALTQEVTASAGATLAGCRTNLQSVDDIALIMQQLQENANELQKNTQ; this is encoded by the coding sequence ATGGATAATCGTTTGACCGATCTTTCCCATCCGGCAGTTGCAGCACAAAGCCGCAATAAGACAGCCATTGCCGGCACCTGCACAATGAATACGGTACTTGCGGCGGCCTACATCGCAGAAGTCTTAAAAGGCGTGCGCAGTCTTCCGTCGTATCTGATTTTTCTTCTGCTCTGTCTGCTGCCCTGTGTCACATCCATTCTTGCCTACACAAAGCAGAAGGATACCTCTAGTGTGCGCTATCTCTGCGGCGGCGGCTTTGCCCTTCTGTATGCCTATGTGATGTTTATCTCATCAACAGATCTGACGTTCTGCTATGTAATCGTAATGCTGTTGATTCTTCTGGTGTATGCAGATAAAAAGCTCGTTTCCCTGCTGTGTACTTATGCACTGGTGATCAATATCCTTGTTCTGGTCTTTCGTGCCGTTACACAGGGTTTCACCGCTGCCCAGATTACCAATGCCGAGATTATAATCGCCTGCATTATCCTTTCCTATATTTTTGTATTGATGTCTGTCACAAAGATTGCGCAGATCAACGATGCCAACATCAAAAAGGCTGACTCTGACCGCAGCCAGTCCGATGATCTTCTGCAGCTGACCTTAAAGGTTGCCGGAGATATGGCAGGAAATATCGATCAGGTTTCACACAGCACCTCACAGCTTCGAGATTCCATCGCCGGCACGCAGACCGCCATGGAGGATCTTACCAGCGGCACTTCCGAGACCGCCGCTGCCATCCAGGTGCAGCAACAGCAGACAGAAAACATTGACCAGCAGGTACAGAACGTATCATCCGTCACTGCCGAACTTCTCTCCTCCACCGCAGAGACCTCTGCCAATCTGACGGCAAGCAAAGATGTTATGAAGAATCTTGTGCAGCAGGTACAGGTCTCAGAGGCTTCCAGTACACGCGTCGCGGATTCTATGGAAGAGCTGAAGGAATATGCTGACAAAATGCAGAGCATCGTTGCCTTAATCAGCAGTGTTGCTTCCCAGACAAGCCTTTTAGCGCTCAATGCCAGCATTGAGGCAGCACGCGCCGGTGAAGCCGGACGCGGTTTTGCCGTTGTCGCCGAGGAGATTTCCAGCCTTGCCGGTCAGACCAATGGTGCTACGGGAGATATCAATCAGTTGATTGAGCACATCTCGCAGTCCATTTCCTCCGTTACCGACTCCGTCACTGAACTGTTCGACAGCAACAGGCACCAGAGTGAATACATTACTTCTGCTGCCGGATATTTTGATCTCATTGAGAAAAATACCGCAAGCATTACCTCCGGCATGTCCGAGTTAAAGCAGGGTGTGGATGCGGTATCTGATTCCAACAGCCAGATTATCCAGAGCATCGAAAATGTATCCGCCCTGACACAGGAAGTTACCGCAAGCGCTGGTGCGACCCTTGCCGGCTGCCGCACCAATCTGCAAAGCGTGGACGACATTGCCCTGATCATGCAGCAGCTTCAGGAAAATGCCAATGAACTGCAGAAAAATACACAGTAA